One genomic window of Bactrocera dorsalis isolate Fly_Bdor chromosome 4, ASM2337382v1, whole genome shotgun sequence includes the following:
- the LOC105225905 gene encoding probable serine/threonine-protein kinase tsuA, with product MNNMDHVKNFYPENYKLDLSETMKAALSKGPGGVGLGGGGGGSGSAGSSGGGHGMGAAVSHNEIQTGGSTGIPGVGYVTEKLYMLLQLYLQNKGWNPSAELLQCFTDLKDNAMLPSAAYLQVLANRLTLDTQGRLILRENGKIVLPFEHFANAVMLKHMSGPHGLHLSVEATVRAVIESYTIGRENFGMEKEFIIEVVQSCPSPACRYYKNHLGMSPLPFMDQQFAGVNHADFLQHLPHLPPPPPHPMVPGSTNSGVSSAGSSSSSGGNSNITGSSGGSVSAGGEVDLTKSSTTSHSTGKVPVPTQLQMLTKQQQNSIQSQLSQLSAAAAAAAHHQQQQQAAAAAAAAAAAKQQQQQAQAAAVAQQQQQQQLTAALLQQQQSRALAQQSLEKFNNLSALEKQRVLQQLDPKHFDPMAVAAAAANLQMQGISDFRVAAIAAAAAQAAGGSPMLPSSSTAACGAPISGSNALNSSNSSMTGSGNNSNSTTGIGNCGGTLSGASVLPSTVGSMNNSGGSNSSASSAGHIPVNNTSNNNIIGVSGNVSSNNSHHSHQLPPPSQSPSAHSSHSSSSSSSHSAEQIVQKNVELLRSNLESIESNKDLLALHNGAWTVPDNNREPLPVGQDKIVRIFTELMRNMARMKTYIRPSMCKPYGKQSESLQKTLLDTIQIVQTLRNCLPAPHIPVSSWKSESEGNTGLITANNGSVGSTSNSIMGGVGAGLMVTNRVENLTN from the exons ATGAATAATATG GATCacgtaaaaaatttttatcctGAAAATTATAAACTGGATCTGTCGGAAACAATGAAGGCAGCGCTATCAAAAGGGCCAGGTGGTGTGGGTCTTGGCGGTGGGGGCGGTGGATCAGGCAGCGCTGGTAGTAGTGGTGGTGGACATGGAATGGGTGCGGCAGTATCACATAATGAAATACAGACTGGCGGAAGTACCGGTATTCCTGGTGTTGGATACGTAACAGAAAAGTTATACATGCTATTGCAGCTCTACTTGCAAAACAAAGGATGGAACCCAAGTGCTGAATTATTGCAATGTTTTACGGATCTCAAAGATAATGCCATGTTACCTAGCGCTGCCTATTTGCA aGTTCTGGCTAATCGTTTAACTTTGGACACACAAGGGCGTTTAATATTGCGAGAAAATGGCAAAATTGTCCTTCCATTTGAACATTTCGCCAACGCAGTGATGCTAAAACACATGTCTGGTCCACATGGACTGCATTTGAGTGTTGAGGCTACTGTGCGTGCAGTGATTGAATCTTATACAATCGGTCGTGAAAATTTTGGCATGGAAAAGGAATTTATAATAGAAGTTGTTCAGTCTTGTCCTAGTCCGGCTTGCCGTTATTATAAGAATCATCTTGGTATGTCACCGTTGCCATTTATGGATCAACAATTCGCAGGCGTAAATCACGCAGATTTCCTACAACATTTGCCACACCTACCCCCACCACCGCCTCACCCCATGGTTCCTGGATCCACAAACAGCGGTGTCTCTTCTGCGGGGTCCTCATCCTCAAGTGGAGGCAATAGTAATATTACTGGTTCATCTGGTGGTTCTGTTAGTGCAGGCGGAGAAGTCGACTTAACGAAAAGCTCCACAACATCACACTCAACTGGAAAGGTGCCGGTCCCCACTCAACTTCAAATGcttacaaagcaacaacaaaacagtaTACAATCACAATTGTCGCAGCTTAGTGCAGCTGCTGCAGCAGCAGCCCaccatcaacagcaacaacaagccgctgctgctgcagctgctgctgccgccgctaaacaacaacagcaacaggcACAAGCGGCGGCTGttgctcaacaacaacaacagcagcaactgaCAGCGGCACttttacagcaacaacagagTCGGGCATTAGCTCAGCAAAGTTTGGAAAAATTCAATAACTTGAGTGCTTTGGAGAAACAACGTGTGCTACAACAATTAGACCCAAAACATTTCGATCCAATGGCTGTGGCTGCAGCAGCTGCCAATTTACAAATGCAGGGCATTAGTGATTTTAGG GTTGCCGCTATCGCTGCTGCAGCCGCACAGGCAGCTGGAGGATCTCCTATGTTGCCATCATCTTCGACTGCTGCATGTGGTGCACCGATAAGCGGTAGTAATGCCCTTAACAGCAGTAATAGCAGTATGACCGGAAGTGGTAATAACAGTAATAGTACTACTGGCATTGGAAACTGTGGCGGTACTTTAAGTGGAGCCTCCGTTTTGCCATCAACGGTTGGTAGCATGAACAACAGTGGAGGCAGCAATAGCAGCGCAAGTAGTGCGGGACACATTCCTGTTAACAACACaagtaacaacaacatcatTGGTGTAAGTGGCAATGTCAGCAGCAACAATTCTCACCATAGTCATCAATTGCCGCCTCCATCACAATCGCCTAGTGCGCACTCCAGTCATTCTTCGTCATCATCTTCATCGCACTCcgctgaacaaattgttcagaaaaATGTAGAACTTTTGCG ttcTAATTTGGAATCTATTGAATCGAACAAAGACTTGCTGGCATTGCATAATGGCGCATGGACTGTACCGGATAATAATCGCGAACCTTTACCAGTGGGCCAAGATAAAATAGTGCGTATTTTCACTGAGCTAATGAGAAATATGGCGCGCATGAAAACCTATATACGTCCGTCTATGTGTAAACCATACGGCAAACAAAGCGAGAGCTTACAGAAAA CACTATTGGATACAATACAGATTGTACAAACCTTGCGTAATTGCTTGCCAGCACCACACATCCCGGTGTCCTCGTGGAAAAGTGAAAGTGAAGGTAACACTGGTTTAATAACTGCGAATAACGGTTCTGTAGGTAGTACGAGTAACAGCATAATGGGTGGAGTAGGTGCTGGTTTAATGGTGACTAATAGAGTGGAAAATTTGACCAACTGa
- the LOC105225910 gene encoding replication factor C subunit 3, translated as MALWVDKHRPRELSKLDYHKVQAENLRNLCQQGDFPHLMFYGPSGAGKKTRIMCLLRELYGAGVERLRNETMTFTTPSNRKVEVMTVGSNYHLEVNPSDAGIYDRVVVIDLIKQVAQTHQIDASGQREFKVIVLSEVDELTKDAQHALRRTMEKYVATCRIILSVNSTSRVIPAIRSRCLGIRVAAPNEEEITSVLQLTCKREGLTLPAELAARIVDKSEHNLRRALLMLEACKVQQYPFTGQQDIVELDWQVYLRETANQIVTEQTPAKLEKIRDRLYELLAQGVPPDMIFRGLVEQLVRNCDMSIKAKTLEYATLYEHRMQNGSKHIFHLEAFVAQFMNIYKKFISESMMMDDF; from the exons ATGGCTCTCTGGGTTGATAAACATCGTCCGCGTGAATTATCCAAATTAGATTATCACAAA GTGCAGGCTGAAAATTTGCGAAATCTTTGTCAACAAGGAGATTTTCCACATTTAATGTTTTATGGTCCCTCCGGTGCTGGTAAGAAGACACGAATTATGTGTTTGCTGCGCGAATTATATGGTGCCGGCGTTGAGAGACTGCGCAACGAAACAATGACTTTTACCACACCATCCAATAGAAAAGTGGAGGTGATGACAGTTGGAAGTAATTATCATCTAGAGGTCAATCCATCTGATGCGGGCATTTATGATCGCGTTGTGGTTATCGACCTTATCAAGCAAGTGGCTCAAACACATCAAATCGATGCATCAGGGCAGCGTGAATTTAAAGTGATTGTACTCTCCGAAGTAGATGAACTGACCAAAGATGCTCAACATGCGCTTCGTCGTACAATGGAAAAATATGTTGCTACGTGCCGAATAATACTGTCCGTAAACTCTACTTCCCGTGTTATACCAGCAATAAGATCACGTTGCTTGGGTATACGTGTAGCAGCGCCCAACGAAGAAGAAATAACATCGGTACTTCAACTAACTTGTAAACGTGAAGGTTTGACATTGCCGGCCGAGTTGGCAGCACGTATTGTGGATAAAAGTGAACATAATTTGCGTCGTGCATTGTTGATGCTGGAAGCATGTAAGGTACAGCAGTATCCATTTACTGGGCAACAGGACATTGTTGAACTAGACTGGCAAGTGTACTTACGTGAAACAGCTAACCAAATAGTGACGGAACAAACCCCCGCAAAATTAGAGAAAATACGCGATCGTTTGTATGAGTTGCTTGCACAAGGTGTGCCGCCGGACATGATTTTCCGTGGACTAGTAGAGCAACTCGTGAGGAATTGCGATATGTCAATTAAGGCGAAGACATTGGAGTATGCGACCCTATACGAGCACCGAATGCAAAACGgttcaaaacatatttttcatttggAGGCGTTTGTCGCTCAATTTATGAACATTTATAAGAAATTCATTTCCGAGTCGATGATGATGGAcgatttttag